The Sinorhizobium fredii genome contains the following window.
TTCGCTCCGAAGGCAGCGCCTGCATCCGCACCAGCGCCTCGGCGTCCTCTTTCGTGTAGATATCATTGGTGACGACGGCGACCGAATATTTCTCGCGCATCGCCTTGCACAGCTTGTCGGTCAGCGCCGTCTTGCCGGACCCGACCGGGCCGCCGATGCCGACGCGAAGGGGACCGTTTTTCGATGGCATTTTCTATGTCCTTTCCGGGCGCCTGAGTCTTTGTTTTCCATGCATGTCGTTGGCCCAAAACCGTTGCCACTTTTGGGCGACATGCATCACGAACGAAACAGGCGCGAATGCAGGGTTTCATGTCTGAGCGATGCAATATCGGCCATGATCGCGGCCGAGCCAAGATCGTCGAGCGAGCCGCGCGCGGCGCGAGCGGCAATCGCCGCCATCGCCGCCTCCAGCCCGGCAAGCAAGCCGACGCCGTCGCGCTGGCCGATGACGCCGCAACGGATGGCGACCGATACGGCATTGGAGGTCGTTGCGTTGAGAAAGGCCGCGATCGTCGGCTCAAGTCCGGTCCGATGCGCACCGGCGACGGCACCGACCGCCACCGGATAGGCGGCCGTCGATCCGAGCGTCTCCAGCACCGGGTGCGGCCAGTGGCCGGCGGCGGCAAGGAACGCCTCGCCAAGAAGCATGGTTTCCATGTGCCGCTCGCGCGAGCCGGCAAGCGCCTCGGCAAGTTCGCCGACCGCCCGTAGCCGGGCTGGATCGTCATGGCCGCGATAGCTTTCCGCCAGAAGCAGCGCGTCGTTCCAGATCGGGCCGCGGTTCACCAGCGTTTCCAGCCACTGCCGCAGATCGCCGGCACTTGTAACGAGGCCGTCATGAACGGCCTGCTCCAATCCGCCGGAATAGGAAAAGGCGCCGACCGGAAAGGCAGGCGAGAGCCAGGTGACGAGGCGCAGCAGAGCCTGCGTGGCGGCCTCGTCAGCCATGGTCGTGGTGGTGACCGTGCCCATGGTGGTGATGGCCGGTGCCGTGATAGGCGCCGCGCAAGGGTTGGAACGGCTCGACCACTTCGCTTACCGTCGCTCTGAGCCCTTCAAGCATGACGCGGATGACGGGATCGCGGGCGATCAAGATCCGCCCCTCCTCGACCGCCGCCGGCAGATGCCGGTTGCCGAGATGCCAGGCGATTTCGATCAGATGCAGCCCGTCGCGCGGAAGGATTTCGTAGAGCGCCTCCTCGGCCGCTTTCACTTCGACATAGCCGCCGCCTTCCAGCACCAGCAGGTCGCCGTCGGCGAGCATTACCGGCTCCTTGAGGTCGAGCATCACCACATCGTCATTTTCGAGATGCAGGAGCTTGCGGCGCAGATGCCGCTGGTCGTGGGTCAGCGTCACCCGGTGAAGCGGCGCCTTGTCGGCGGCACCCGGAGAGAGGATCTCCGTCGAACGATAGGGCACGTCAGATGACCTCGACCTTTTCCGGATGCACGACCTCGACACGCGCTTCGACGAGCAGGTCGGCCATCGCCGCCTTGAAGGATTTCAGATGCGGTTCGCCGAAGTGCGCATCGAGGGCCGCCCGGCTCTTCCAGGTCTCGACGAAGACGAGCGCGTCCGGTTCGGCGGG
Protein-coding sequences here:
- a CDS encoding urease accessory protein UreF encodes the protein MADEAATQALLRLVTWLSPAFPVGAFSYSGGLEQAVHDGLVTSAGDLRQWLETLVNRGPIWNDALLLAESYRGHDDPARLRAVGELAEALAGSRERHMETMLLGEAFLAAAGHWPHPVLETLGSTAAYPVAVGAVAGAHRTGLEPTIAAFLNATTSNAVSVAIRCGVIGQRDGVGLLAGLEAAMAAIAARAARGSLDDLGSAAIMADIASLRHETLHSRLFRS
- the ureE gene encoding urease accessory protein UreE; its protein translation is MPYRSTEILSPGAADKAPLHRVTLTHDQRHLRRKLLHLENDDVVMLDLKEPVMLADGDLLVLEGGGYVEVKAAEEALYEILPRDGLHLIEIAWHLGNRHLPAAVEEGRILIARDPVIRVMLEGLRATVSEVVEPFQPLRGAYHGTGHHHHGHGHHHDHG
- a CDS encoding putative quinol monooxygenase — translated: MVYVIAYLKAHASKGDDVVARAAPLIEATRKEEGCISYDLYRKPAEPDALVFVETWKSRAALDAHFGEPHLKSFKAAMADLLVEARVEVVHPEKVEVI